The bacterium genome window below encodes:
- a CDS encoding arylsulfatase, with amino-acid sequence MTVLARFVLASFVVVLATTVFAEEEGAKRPNIVVILADDLGWNDVGYHGSEIRTPNLDRLAREGVELDRFYVQPSCSPTRSSLMTGKSSRRLGIHRPLGKNEGDGLGLDERILPQYLGALGYQPVMVGKWHLGHFIPDYFPQSRGFEHFYGYLTGGIGYWDHNHGGGHDWQRNGETLREEGYSTRLLADEAVRLLRGRDRTRPTFLYLALPAPHLPNEAPEEVVATYPRIENEQRRLHAGMVTELDAAIGRVLDTLAAEGMLEHTLVFFSSDNGGLSPEARFPLFARASELAMRVFDRPMPIASLEFMASNTFDGASDNRPLPGGKMTIAEGGVRVPASIWWPGRLEGGRHERFMTISDVLPTLLEAVGAPGEIPEDLDGASQWGVLSGSGPSRTPDYVIGDTGAMALYRAPWKLVLSGDETRLYDVFVDPFETRDVAAGHADVVTEMTAAAEAWPRHSRPGETSPLRFLWDPDGFGGPEDREPWADVARDRARKAR; translated from the coding sequence ATGACCGTGCTGGCCCGATTCGTGCTCGCTTCCTTCGTCGTCGTCCTGGCGACGACGGTCTTCGCGGAGGAGGAGGGGGCGAAGCGTCCCAACATCGTCGTGATCCTCGCCGACGACCTCGGTTGGAACGACGTCGGCTACCACGGAAGCGAAATCCGCACGCCGAACCTCGACCGCCTGGCACGCGAGGGCGTCGAGCTCGACCGCTTCTACGTCCAGCCGAGCTGCAGCCCGACCCGTTCGTCCCTGATGACGGGAAAGTCCTCGCGGCGTCTCGGGATCCATCGCCCGCTGGGTAAGAACGAAGGCGATGGGCTGGGTCTCGACGAGCGGATCCTGCCTCAGTATCTGGGCGCCCTCGGCTACCAGCCGGTCATGGTCGGGAAGTGGCACCTCGGCCACTTCATTCCCGACTACTTCCCCCAGTCGCGCGGCTTCGAGCACTTCTACGGCTACCTGACGGGCGGGATCGGCTACTGGGACCACAACCACGGTGGCGGTCACGATTGGCAGCGCAACGGCGAGACCCTCCGGGAGGAGGGCTACAGCACCCGACTGCTCGCGGACGAGGCCGTCCGCCTGCTGCGCGGACGAGATCGGACACGGCCGACCTTCCTCTATCTCGCGCTTCCCGCACCGCATCTCCCCAACGAGGCGCCGGAAGAAGTCGTGGCGACCTACCCGCGGATCGAGAACGAGCAGCGTCGCCTCCACGCCGGGATGGTGACGGAGCTCGACGCGGCGATCGGGCGCGTGCTCGACACCCTTGCGGCGGAGGGCATGCTCGAGCACACCCTCGTCTTCTTCTCGAGCGACAACGGAGGACTCTCGCCGGAGGCGCGCTTCCCGCTCTTCGCGCGGGCGAGCGAGCTGGCCATGCGGGTCTTCGACCGCCCGATGCCGATCGCGTCTCTCGAGTTCATGGCCTCGAATACCTTCGATGGCGCGAGCGACAACAGGCCGCTGCCCGGGGGCAAGATGACGATCGCGGAAGGCGGCGTGCGCGTGCCCGCGTCGATCTGGTGGCCGGGTCGGCTCGAAGGTGGTCGGCACGAGCGCTTCATGACGATCTCCGACGTCCTGCCGACGCTGCTCGAAGCGGTCGGGGCACCGGGCGAGATTCCCGAGGACCTCGACGGGGCGAGCCAATGGGGCGTCCTCAGCGGGAGCGGGCCGAGCCGGACGCCGGACTACGTGATCGGGGATACGGGCGCGATGGCGCTCTACCGGGCGCCCTGGAAGCTGGTGCTCTCGGGCGACGAAACGCGGCTCTACGACGTGTTCGTCGACCCCTTCGAGACCCGCGACGTCGCGGCCGGTCACGCCGATGTCGTGACCGAGATGACGGCGGCGGCGGAGGCCTGGCCGCGCCACTCGCGACCGGGCGAGACGTCGCCGCTCCGCTTCCTCTGGGACCCCGATGGGTTCGGTGGGCCCGAGGATCGGGAACCCTGGGCCGACGTCGCGCGGGATCGCGCCCGAAAGGCACGTTAG
- a CDS encoding glutathione S-transferase family protein → MIHVVGGLLVLAIGWFLFEKRRRRTHSVPPGHQPDLLFPHVAEWELYHNALSLCSMKTRVCLAELQIPYEGHHIDLIETGAYETLRPELLRVNPGGTVPVLLHHGHPIYESHEQIRYAARFAPPGAASLVPSDPAERAEMEAWVDRTSLTNPLEEPEKSAGNAVPGQTLPLFCTMVEKIPFHLILEGLLFHFDKRRPIMFILFKLLGIERLARLGPVPDAIGQTREILLGFLDELEARLETNGGPWIMGEQFTLADVGWVVIFERIRQASAENVFLDPSKRPLVAAYWERLRARPSYRQAILDHDHPLIDYGRDRIAEAKAAHADVRILLEGV, encoded by the coding sequence ATGATCCATGTCGTCGGCGGGCTGCTCGTGCTCGCGATCGGCTGGTTTCTCTTCGAGAAGCGCCGGCGCCGCACCCATTCGGTTCCGCCGGGCCATCAGCCGGATCTGCTCTTCCCCCACGTGGCCGAGTGGGAGCTCTATCACAACGCACTCTCGCTGTGTTCGATGAAGACCCGGGTCTGTCTCGCCGAACTCCAGATCCCCTACGAAGGACACCACATCGACCTGATCGAGACCGGCGCCTACGAGACCCTCCGGCCCGAGCTGCTCCGGGTGAATCCTGGCGGGACGGTGCCGGTCCTCCTCCACCACGGACACCCCATCTACGAGTCCCACGAGCAGATCCGCTATGCCGCCCGGTTCGCGCCCCCCGGCGCCGCGTCCCTGGTTCCGTCGGACCCGGCCGAGCGAGCGGAGATGGAGGCCTGGGTCGACCGGACCTCGCTCACCAATCCGCTCGAGGAGCCGGAGAAGTCGGCGGGCAACGCGGTTCCCGGCCAGACGCTCCCGCTCTTCTGCACCATGGTCGAGAAGATCCCGTTCCATCTGATCCTGGAAGGACTCCTCTTCCACTTCGACAAGCGTCGCCCGATCATGTTCATTCTCTTCAAGCTGCTGGGAATCGAGCGACTTGCTCGCCTCGGCCCGGTCCCGGACGCGATCGGCCAGACGCGAGAGATCCTCCTCGGCTTCCTCGACGAGCTCGAGGCACGCCTCGAGACGAACGGCGGGCCCTGGATCATGGGCGAGCAGTTCACCCTGGCCGACGTGGGATGGGTCGTGATCTTCGAGCGGATCCGGCAGGCGAGCGCCGAGAACGTCTTCCTCGATCCGTCGAAGCGCCCGTTGGTCGCCGCCTACTGGGAACGACTGAGGGCTCGACCCTCGTATCGGCAGGCGATCCTCGATCACGACCACCCCCTGATCGACTACGGCCGGGACCGGATCGCCGAGGCCAAGGCCGCTCACGCCGACGTTCGCATCCTGCTGGAAGGCGTATGA
- a CDS encoding long-chain fatty acid--CoA ligase, whose product MRNNIGLLLAKRARLNPDLEAVFDVASGRRFSYRETNDRCNRTANALAGLGVGKGDRVGLLAMNSVEFFETFFAIAKLGAVCVPLNWRLVPDELEFILSDSGVSTLVYGEEFLSAVADLQQRPKLSGQGDGATTIASYLQIGGETVEFAKDYDATCAAASTEEPAIVAEDEDELYIMYTSGTTGLPKGVVHTHSTALWGCITMMATSEVAFGDRYIVALPLFHVGALTPMTGNVHRGMSNIILRAFDPSLVWKLIEQEKVQCMLAVPAMLNFMLQVPDKDTVDRSSLRWIMSGAAPVPVATIQAYDAMGIPIHQVYGMTETCGPACLTSPEDAVQKMGSTGRPFVHTEVRIVDDEGNDVPPGGTGEVWIAGPHMMKEYWNRPDATAETLVDGWVRSGDVATIDEDGCIYIQDRKKDMIISGGENVYPAEVENVILGMENVVDVAVIGMPSAKWGESGLAVVVRGAENLQAQTVLDYCQGKLARFKQPVAVEFVDEIPRNPSGKVLKRLLRERYPGPAAE is encoded by the coding sequence ATGCGCAACAACATCGGCCTGCTGCTCGCGAAGCGCGCGCGCCTGAACCCGGACCTCGAAGCCGTCTTCGACGTCGCCTCGGGCCGACGCTTCAGCTACCGCGAGACGAACGACCGCTGCAATCGTACGGCGAATGCCCTCGCCGGGCTGGGCGTCGGCAAGGGCGACCGGGTCGGGCTTCTCGCGATGAACAGCGTCGAGTTCTTCGAGACCTTCTTCGCGATCGCGAAGCTCGGCGCGGTCTGCGTTCCGCTCAACTGGCGGCTCGTACCCGACGAGCTCGAGTTCATCCTGAGCGACTCGGGCGTCTCGACCCTCGTGTACGGCGAGGAGTTCCTGTCGGCGGTCGCGGACCTGCAGCAGCGACCGAAGCTCTCGGGGCAGGGCGACGGCGCGACGACGATCGCGAGCTACCTCCAGATCGGCGGCGAGACGGTGGAATTCGCGAAGGACTACGACGCGACGTGTGCCGCCGCATCGACGGAGGAGCCGGCGATCGTCGCCGAGGACGAGGACGAGCTCTACATCATGTACACGTCGGGCACGACGGGGCTGCCCAAGGGCGTGGTTCACACGCATTCGACGGCGCTCTGGGGCTGCATCACGATGATGGCGACCTCCGAGGTCGCCTTCGGCGATCGCTACATCGTCGCGCTGCCGCTCTTCCACGTCGGCGCCCTCACGCCGATGACGGGCAACGTCCACCGCGGCATGTCCAACATCATCCTGCGCGCCTTCGACCCGTCCCTCGTCTGGAAGCTGATCGAGCAGGAGAAGGTCCAGTGCATGCTCGCCGTTCCGGCGATGCTGAACTTCATGCTCCAGGTCCCCGACAAGGACACCGTCGATCGGAGCTCGCTGCGCTGGATCATGAGCGGCGCCGCCCCGGTCCCGGTCGCGACGATCCAGGCCTACGACGCGATGGGGATCCCGATCCATCAGGTCTACGGGATGACCGAGACCTGCGGTCCCGCGTGTCTCACGAGTCCCGAGGACGCCGTCCAGAAGATGGGTTCGACCGGCCGCCCCTTCGTCCACACGGAGGTCCGGATCGTCGACGACGAGGGCAACGACGTGCCGCCCGGTGGGACGGGGGAGGTCTGGATCGCCGGTCCGCACATGATGAAGGAGTACTGGAACCGGCCCGATGCGACGGCGGAGACCCTCGTCGATGGCTGGGTCCGCTCCGGCGACGTCGCGACGATCGACGAGGACGGCTGCATCTACATCCAGGACCGCAAGAAGGACATGATCATCTCGGGGGGCGAGAACGTCTATCCCGCCGAGGTCGAGAACGTGATCCTCGGGATGGAGAACGTGGTCGACGTCGCGGTGATCGGGATGCCTTCGGCCAAGTGGGGCGAGTCCGGTCTCGCGGTGGTCGTACGGGGGGCCGAGAACCTCCAGGCACAGACGGTCCTCGACTACTGCCAGGGCAAGCTCGCGCGCTTCAAGCAGCCGGTCGCGGTCGAGTTCGTGGACGAGATCCCGCGGAACCCGAGCGGGAAGGTCCTGAAGCGCCTGCTCCGGGAGCGATACCCCGGACCGGCGGCCGAGTAG
- a CDS encoding fumarylacetoacetate hydrolase family protein, whose translation MGFRLANIEGRAALVLGDDYYDLEKASGGKLGSDPMGALAACDQLSEIAASLADQTPTGKLADAKLGPPSPRPVNSFGIGLNYRNHAEEGGMAIPEAPLVFAKFPSCIAGPNDDVEMRSDYVDYEGELVAVIGKTAKDVAVEDAWDHVAGLCVGQDISDRPAQFTSAPPQFNLGKSFDTYGPIGPVLVSPDELASRDAMELVCEVNGEVRQKDSTGDLIFDVPTLVAYLSGILTLLPGDVIFTGTPGGVGVFQNKLLKDGDVVTTAIEGLGTITNRCVRTSDHPRADFLPEPMKPLLAGK comes from the coding sequence ATGGGATTCCGACTCGCGAACATCGAGGGCCGCGCGGCCCTCGTCCTCGGTGACGACTACTACGACCTCGAGAAGGCTTCCGGCGGCAAGCTCGGCAGCGATCCGATGGGGGCGCTCGCCGCTTGCGACCAGCTCTCGGAGATCGCGGCGAGCCTCGCGGACCAGACGCCGACCGGCAAGCTCGCCGACGCGAAGCTCGGCCCGCCTTCCCCTCGCCCGGTCAACTCCTTCGGGATCGGCCTCAACTACCGCAATCACGCCGAGGAAGGCGGGATGGCGATCCCCGAGGCCCCGCTCGTCTTCGCGAAGTTCCCGTCCTGCATCGCAGGCCCGAACGACGACGTGGAGATGCGAAGCGACTACGTCGACTACGAGGGCGAGCTCGTCGCGGTCATCGGCAAGACCGCGAAGGACGTCGCCGTCGAGGATGCCTGGGACCACGTCGCGGGACTCTGCGTCGGCCAGGACATCTCGGACCGGCCGGCACAGTTCACCTCGGCCCCGCCCCAGTTCAACCTGGGCAAGTCCTTCGACACCTACGGACCGATCGGTCCCGTACTGGTCTCGCCGGACGAGCTCGCGAGCCGCGACGCCATGGAGCTCGTGTGTGAAGTGAACGGCGAAGTCCGACAGAAGGACAGCACCGGCGATCTGATCTTCGACGTTCCGACGCTCGTCGCCTACCTGTCCGGGATCCTTACGCTGCTTCCCGGCGACGTGATCTTCACGGGCACGCCCGGCGGCGTCGGCGTGTTCCAGAACAAGCTGCTGAAGGACGGCGACGTCGTCACCACGGCGATCGAAGGCCTCGGAACGATCACGAATCGCTGCGTGCGGACGAGCGATCACCCGCGCGCGGACTTCCTGCCCGAGCCGATGAAGCCGCTCCTCGCCGGCAAGTAG
- a CDS encoding mechanosensitive ion channel: MEELIETLDINEYLPTALEWATNVLLAIVILIIGYWIAGRIGRLIVGLGERHDQLDSTLFTFLGSIARYAVLAFTFIAVLNRFGVETTSIVALLGAAGLAIGLALQGAMTNLAAGVMLMIFRPYKVGDFAEVAGLFGLVDGIDLFTTNLKTFDNQHVIVPNGSIWGEKIVNHSHHPVRGVDMRFGISYDSDIDTARATIDRVLAAHPHVLSDPSPFVEIETLNDSSVDFLVRPFCEGTHYFELLYSLPEQIKKALDAAGVEIPFPHRKVIVFNGDEPGRPIGAS, translated from the coding sequence GTGGAAGAACTGATCGAAACCCTCGACATCAACGAGTATCTGCCGACCGCCCTCGAGTGGGCGACGAACGTGCTGCTCGCGATCGTCATTCTGATCATCGGCTACTGGATCGCCGGCCGGATCGGCCGTCTGATCGTCGGGCTGGGCGAACGCCACGACCAGCTCGACAGCACGCTCTTCACCTTCCTCGGCAGCATCGCCCGCTATGCCGTGCTCGCCTTCACCTTCATCGCGGTCCTCAATCGTTTCGGTGTCGAGACCACCTCGATCGTGGCCCTCCTCGGTGCCGCGGGTCTCGCGATCGGCCTCGCGCTCCAGGGCGCCATGACGAATCTGGCGGCGGGCGTGATGCTGATGATCTTTCGGCCCTACAAGGTCGGGGACTTCGCGGAGGTGGCCGGGCTCTTCGGCCTCGTCGACGGGATCGATCTCTTCACGACGAACCTCAAGACCTTCGACAATCAACATGTCATCGTGCCCAATGGCAGCATCTGGGGCGAGAAGATCGTGAATCACAGCCACCACCCGGTGCGCGGTGTCGACATGCGTTTCGGCATCTCGTACGACTCGGACATCGACACGGCCCGCGCGACGATCGACCGGGTCCTCGCGGCGCATCCACACGTCCTCTCGGATCCCTCGCCCTTCGTCGAGATCGAGACCCTGAACGACAGCTCCGTCGACTTCCTCGTGCGGCCCTTCTGCGAGGGAACCCACTACTTCGAGCTGCTCTACTCGCTCCCGGAGCAGATCAAGAAGGCGCTCGACGCCGCCGGCGTCGAGATTCCGTTCCCCCATCGCAAGGTGATCGTCTTCAACGGAGACGAGCCGGGCCGACCGATCGGGGCCTCCTAG
- the nthA gene encoding nitrile hydratase subunit alpha yields the protein MSDRDRVATPVERVEALERALADADRLPDGAIDRLAENAGQEFDWRNGARVVAKAWSDPDYRARLLVDGTKACAELGFEGPQGEYIVVLENTPTLHNAVVCTQCSCTAWPVLGLPPDWYKAPAYRARIVRAPRGVLREMGVELAEDVRVRITDTTAETRFLVLPLRPDGTEGWSEDELAAIVTRESMIGVALVSLQGVAPAD from the coding sequence ATGAGCGATCGGGATCGCGTGGCCACGCCCGTCGAGCGGGTCGAGGCTCTCGAGCGGGCCCTCGCGGACGCGGACCGTCTCCCGGACGGGGCGATCGACCGCCTGGCCGAGAACGCCGGGCAGGAGTTCGACTGGAGGAACGGCGCCCGGGTCGTGGCGAAGGCGTGGAGCGATCCCGACTATCGGGCACGACTCCTGGTCGACGGCACGAAGGCCTGCGCCGAGCTCGGCTTCGAGGGGCCGCAGGGCGAGTACATCGTCGTGCTGGAGAACACCCCGACGCTCCACAACGCCGTCGTCTGCACCCAGTGCTCCTGCACCGCCTGGCCGGTCCTCGGTCTTCCGCCCGACTGGTACAAGGCGCCGGCCTACCGAGCGCGGATCGTGCGCGCCCCGCGCGGCGTCCTGCGCGAGATGGGGGTCGAGCTGGCGGAAGACGTCCGCGTACGGATCACCGACACCACCGCCGAGACACGCTTCCTCGTCCTGCCGCTCCGCCCGGACGGCACCGAGGGCTGGAGCGAGGACGAGCTCGCCGCGATCGTGACGCGCGAGTCCATGATCGGTGTGGCGCTGGTCTCGCTCCAGGGGGTGGCGCCCGCGGACTAG
- the nthB gene encoding nitrile hydratase subunit beta: protein MNGIHDLGGMEGFGAIEIEADEPTFHERWEGRAFALNMAGIGILRAYNADEYRHAVERMAPADYLGASYYERMLTGAATLLVEKGVVDRASLESLAGARFPLARPVADVTPREVAEPATATFAVGDRVRVREAQFRGHTRVPRYVRGKTGEVIRVAPAFSFPDTSAHGFTPRSEPTYHVEFEARELWREDDCAGESVLVDLWQSYLEPVE from the coding sequence ATGAACGGGATCCACGATCTCGGGGGCATGGAGGGCTTCGGCGCGATCGAGATCGAGGCCGACGAGCCGACGTTCCACGAGCGTTGGGAGGGGCGCGCCTTCGCGCTGAACATGGCCGGGATCGGGATCCTTCGGGCCTACAACGCGGATGAATACCGCCACGCCGTCGAACGGATGGCGCCGGCGGACTATCTCGGCGCCTCGTACTACGAGCGGATGCTGACCGGCGCCGCGACGCTGCTGGTCGAGAAGGGCGTCGTCGATCGCGCGAGTCTCGAATCTCTCGCCGGCGCGCGGTTTCCGCTCGCGCGGCCCGTCGCCGACGTGACGCCACGGGAGGTCGCGGAGCCCGCGACCGCAACCTTCGCGGTCGGCGACCGAGTGCGCGTACGCGAGGCCCAGTTCCGAGGGCACACTCGGGTCCCGCGCTACGTGCGGGGGAAGACCGGCGAGGTGATTCGCGTGGCTCCCGCGTTCTCCTTTCCGGACACCTCGGCCCACGGGTTCACCCCACGAAGCGAGCCCACCTACCACGTGGAGTTCGAAGCGCGCGAGCTCTGGAGGGAGGACGACTGCGCGGGCGAGTCCGTCCTGGTCGATCTCTGGCAGAGCTACCTGGAGCCGGTCGAATGA
- a CDS encoding amidohydrolase, protein MEMNDMILVSVDDHVCEPPDMWDGVLTPEWKARAPKLVTRNDGTNAWVFEGQQIPNVGLNAVAGRPPEEYGMEPTALSQLRKGCYDVDARIDDMNVNGVLGSLCFPSVPGFCGELFGRNDDKELARVMIQAYNDWHIDAWCGAHPGRFIPLAIPMMWDPKRLADEVRRVAKKGCHAISFADTPTGLGHPSLFDDHWEPFWKACADEGTVICMHIGSGTGMSLNEMDAPIEIMITGTPITLFGVATELTFSDVLRRYPDLKFAMSEGGVGWIPYFLERADYVYEHHHKWTHQDFGGKRPSDVFKEHCVTCFIDDDAGVRNRDLIGIDTLTWECDYPHSDTTWPLSPEKLWRSMKDVPKEEVDKITHLNAMKHFQYDPFAVMPREECTVGALREKAKHVDLAPIAGGGGKPPSDYAKGYVTIGDVVQQLSSAYSVAWDNAPDNAPDDAVDNAADNAAHDAADGAPKND, encoded by the coding sequence ATGGAAATGAACGACATGATCCTCGTGAGCGTGGACGATCACGTCTGTGAGCCGCCGGACATGTGGGACGGAGTCCTCACGCCCGAGTGGAAGGCGAGGGCGCCGAAGCTGGTCACGCGCAACGACGGCACGAACGCCTGGGTCTTCGAGGGACAGCAGATCCCGAACGTCGGCCTGAACGCGGTCGCGGGGCGACCGCCGGAGGAGTACGGGATGGAGCCGACCGCGCTCTCCCAGCTCCGGAAGGGTTGCTACGACGTCGACGCCCGGATCGACGACATGAACGTGAACGGCGTGCTCGGCTCGCTCTGTTTCCCGTCCGTACCCGGTTTCTGCGGTGAGCTCTTCGGTCGCAACGACGACAAGGAGCTGGCCCGGGTCATGATCCAGGCCTACAACGATTGGCACATCGACGCCTGGTGCGGCGCACATCCCGGTCGTTTCATTCCCCTCGCGATCCCCATGATGTGGGATCCGAAACGATTGGCCGACGAGGTACGGCGCGTGGCGAAGAAGGGGTGTCACGCGATCTCCTTCGCCGATACGCCGACGGGCCTGGGCCATCCGTCGCTCTTCGACGACCACTGGGAACCCTTCTGGAAGGCCTGCGCCGACGAGGGGACCGTGATCTGCATGCATATCGGCTCCGGAACGGGGATGTCGCTCAACGAGATGGACGCCCCGATCGAGATCATGATCACGGGCACGCCGATCACGCTCTTCGGGGTCGCCACGGAACTCACTTTCTCGGACGTGCTCCGGCGATACCCGGATCTCAAGTTCGCGATGTCCGAAGGCGGCGTCGGCTGGATCCCGTACTTCCTGGAGCGGGCCGACTACGTCTACGAGCACCATCACAAGTGGACCCACCAGGACTTCGGCGGAAAGCGGCCCAGCGACGTGTTCAAGGAGCACTGCGTCACCTGCTTCATCGACGACGACGCGGGCGTCCGCAATCGCGACCTGATCGGAATCGACACGCTCACCTGGGAGTGCGACTACCCCCATTCGGATACGACCTGGCCGCTCTCGCCGGAGAAGCTCTGGCGCTCGATGAAGGACGTACCGAAGGAAGAGGTCGACAAGATCACCCACCTGAACGCGATGAAGCATTTCCAGTACGACCCCTTCGCGGTCATGCCGCGGGAGGAGTGCACGGTGGGCGCGCTCCGCGAGAAGGCGAAGCACGTCGACCTGGCGCCGATCGCCGGAGGCGGAGGCAAGCCGCCTTCCGACTACGCGAAGGGCTACGTCACGATCGGGGATGTCGTCCAGCAACTGTCGAGTGCCTACAGCGTCGCGTGGGACAACGCCCCGGACAACGCCCCGGACGACGCCGTCGACAACGCCGCCGACAACGCCGCGCACGACGCCGCAGACGGCGCCCCGAAGAACGACTAG
- a CDS encoding cytochrome P450, with product MAAAPPDPYYDPYDFEIDEDPYPVWRRLQDDAPLYYNEKYDFYALSRFDDVEAGLKDWQRLSSARGSVLEIIRNGVEIPPGSILFEDPPSHDLHRSLLAKLFTPRQINALEPKVRAFCEQSLDPLVGSGGFDFIADLGAQMPMKTIGMLLGVPEEDQEAIRDRIDAGLKLEGGEMPEAPGGRKGGLTFGGFEKYIDYRMENPSDDLMTELIRAEFVDMHGETRRLGRQEIVGFVGLLAGAGNETTTRLIGWAGKVLAENPDQRARLAADPSLIPQAVEELLRYEAPSPIQARYVLEDVEYHGRTVPRGSILALLNGAANRDPRRFDDPDRFDIDRKIDHHLSFGFGIHFCLGASLARLEGRVALEEVLKRWPEWEVDWDNAVQAHTSSVRGWEKLPVRTA from the coding sequence ATGGCCGCCGCCCCGCCCGACCCCTACTACGACCCCTACGACTTCGAGATCGACGAGGACCCGTATCCGGTCTGGCGACGGCTCCAGGACGACGCGCCGCTCTACTACAACGAGAAGTACGACTTCTACGCGCTGTCGCGCTTCGACGACGTCGAAGCGGGGCTGAAGGACTGGCAGCGGCTGAGCTCGGCGCGCGGGTCGGTCCTCGAGATCATCCGGAACGGCGTCGAGATCCCGCCCGGCTCGATCCTCTTCGAGGACCCGCCGAGCCACGATCTCCACCGAAGCCTGCTCGCGAAGCTGTTCACGCCGCGCCAGATCAATGCCCTCGAGCCGAAGGTCCGCGCTTTCTGTGAACAGAGTCTCGACCCCCTGGTCGGGAGCGGCGGATTCGACTTCATCGCGGATCTCGGAGCGCAGATGCCGATGAAGACGATCGGCATGTTGCTCGGCGTTCCCGAGGAGGACCAGGAAGCGATCCGGGATCGGATCGACGCGGGACTGAAGCTCGAAGGCGGCGAGATGCCCGAGGCGCCGGGCGGTCGGAAGGGCGGTCTCACGTTCGGCGGCTTCGAGAAGTACATCGACTACCGGATGGAGAACCCGTCCGACGATTTGATGACCGAGCTGATCCGGGCCGAGTTCGTCGACATGCACGGCGAGACGCGGCGACTCGGGCGTCAGGAGATCGTGGGCTTCGTCGGGCTGCTCGCCGGCGCGGGAAACGAGACGACGACCCGGCTGATCGGTTGGGCAGGGAAGGTCCTCGCCGAGAATCCCGACCAGCGGGCCCGCCTGGCGGCGGATCCGAGCCTGATCCCCCAGGCCGTCGAGGAGTTGCTCCGCTACGAAGCGCCGTCCCCGATCCAGGCGCGCTACGTCCTCGAGGACGTCGAGTACCACGGGCGGACGGTGCCGCGGGGGAGCATCCTGGCGCTCCTGAACGGCGCGGCGAATCGCGATCCCCGCCGATTCGACGACCCGGACCGGTTCGACATCGACCGGAAGATCGACCACCACCTCTCGTTCGGGTTCGGCATCCACTTCTGTCTCGGCGCCTCGCTCGCCCGCCTCGAAGGCCGTGTCGCCCTCGAGGAAGTCTTGAAACGATGGCCCGAATGGGAAGTCGACTGGGACAACGCCGTCCAGGCGCACACGTCGTCGGTTCGGGGGTGGGAGAAGCTTCCCGTTCGAACCGCCTGA